From the Halalkalicoccus sp. CGA53 genome, one window contains:
- a CDS encoding ABC transporter ATP-binding protein, with protein sequence MARVQLEGVTKRYDDVTAVENMNLDIKDGEFVTFVGPSGCGKSTTMETIAGLTIPTEGKIHIGDRDVTNLAPKDRGIAMVFQNIALFPHMDVYDNISFGLRLRKFDKEEIDRRVEEAADVVQLEGMMDRMPDEMSGGQRQRVAIARALVREPDVFLMDEPLANLDAKLRVHMRTELQRLHRRLDTTIIYVTHDQAEAMTMSDRIAVIDAGELQQIAPPLTCYNEPANLFVAGFIGSPSMNFVDAEVTANSLETENFSIEFDPSTTEGIGPGDHVTVGVRPEDIYLEGTADGLDYPSGVIDARTDVLEPMGNEVFVYLVTGEGSETSMEVEGGAVTDDQLLMSVDPDTQIEVDEDVRVVLDRSRVNLFDVETGDALRHGLIDAASATGTPERGVGDSD encoded by the coding sequence ATGGCACGAGTTCAACTAGAGGGAGTCACGAAACGGTACGACGACGTAACGGCGGTCGAGAACATGAACCTCGACATCAAAGACGGCGAGTTCGTCACCTTCGTCGGCCCGTCGGGCTGTGGGAAGTCGACGACGATGGAGACGATCGCCGGGCTGACGATCCCCACCGAGGGGAAGATCCACATCGGCGACCGGGACGTCACGAACCTCGCGCCGAAGGACCGCGGGATCGCGATGGTGTTCCAGAACATCGCGCTGTTCCCGCACATGGACGTCTACGACAACATCAGCTTCGGACTCAGGCTCCGAAAGTTCGACAAGGAGGAGATCGACCGGCGAGTCGAGGAGGCCGCCGACGTCGTCCAGCTGGAGGGGATGATGGACCGGATGCCCGACGAGATGTCCGGCGGCCAGCGACAGCGCGTCGCCATCGCCCGCGCGCTCGTCCGCGAACCCGACGTGTTCCTGATGGACGAGCCGCTCGCGAACCTGGACGCGAAGCTCCGGGTGCACATGCGCACGGAGCTCCAGCGGCTTCACCGACGGCTCGACACCACGATCATCTACGTCACGCACGACCAGGCCGAGGCGATGACGATGAGCGACCGGATCGCGGTGATCGACGCGGGCGAACTCCAGCAGATCGCCCCGCCGCTGACCTGCTACAACGAGCCGGCGAACCTCTTCGTCGCGGGCTTCATCGGCTCGCCGTCGATGAACTTCGTCGACGCCGAAGTGACGGCGAACAGCCTCGAGACGGAGAACTTCTCGATCGAGTTCGACCCGTCGACCACGGAGGGGATCGGGCCGGGCGACCACGTGACCGTCGGCGTCCGCCCGGAGGACATCTACCTCGAGGGAACCGCCGACGGCCTCGACTACCCGTCGGGGGTCATCGACGCCCGGACGGACGTGCTCGAACCGATGGGCAACGAGGTGTTCGTCTACCTCGTCACCGGCGAGGGCAGCGAGACGAGCATGGAGGTCGAAGGCGGCGCGGTGACCGACGACCAGCTGCTGATGAGCGTCGACCCGGACACGCAGATCGAGGTCGACGAGGACGTCAGGGTCGTCCTCGACCGCTCGCGGGTCAACCTGTTCGACGTCGAGACGGGCGACGCGCTCCGTCACGGCCTCATCGACGCGGCGAGCGCGACGGGCACGCCCGAACGCGGCGTGGGCGACTCCGACTGA
- a CDS encoding carbohydrate ABC transporter permease, with protein MAAETETAAEETRQEEPELDRGPLERWVSGAISNPERTYRSMFYVVTVFFLVTTLFPFYWLLMVALTPEGRLAEGVGLLPNGFNPAAFVEVFTVLPFHRYMFNSFVIAGASTVVVLLVGSLAGYVFGRLRFPGKGPLMLLVLVVSFFPPAAFFIPLNDLFNTNLAILEPLLQDGSLYNTPYAIIVPISALYMPLAIFILTTFYAQIPDGLEDAARVEGTTRLGALFRVIIPLSAPGVATAGVLTFIAAYNEFFFSFLMTDGQPDTWGPLVWGILGYQGQYEILFNLMAAASIIGVLPVAILVVVAQEKIVSGLTAGALKE; from the coding sequence ATGGCCGCAGAGACGGAGACGGCGGCCGAGGAGACCCGACAGGAGGAGCCAGAACTCGACCGCGGGCCGTTAGAGCGGTGGGTCTCGGGAGCGATCTCGAACCCCGAGCGGACCTATCGGTCGATGTTCTACGTCGTCACCGTCTTCTTCCTCGTGACGACGCTCTTCCCGTTCTACTGGCTGCTGATGGTCGCGCTGACGCCCGAGGGGCGGCTCGCCGAAGGCGTGGGGCTGTTGCCGAACGGCTTCAACCCCGCCGCGTTCGTCGAGGTGTTCACGGTGCTCCCGTTCCACCGCTACATGTTCAACAGCTTCGTGATCGCGGGCGCCTCGACGGTCGTCGTCCTGCTCGTCGGCTCGCTCGCGGGCTACGTCTTCGGACGGCTCAGGTTCCCCGGGAAGGGACCGCTGATGCTGCTGGTGCTGGTCGTCTCCTTCTTCCCACCGGCGGCCTTCTTCATCCCGCTGAACGACCTGTTCAACACGAACCTCGCTATCCTCGAACCGCTCTTGCAGGACGGCAGCCTCTACAACACGCCGTACGCGATCATCGTCCCGATCAGCGCGCTCTACATGCCGCTCGCGATCTTCATCCTCACGACGTTCTACGCACAGATCCCCGATGGGCTGGAGGACGCCGCCAGGGTGGAGGGGACGACCCGCCTCGGCGCGCTCTTCCGCGTGATCATCCCGCTGTCGGCACCCGGCGTGGCAACGGCGGGCGTGCTCACGTTCATCGCGGCGTACAACGAGTTCTTCTTCTCGTTCCTGATGACCGACGGTCAGCCCGACACCTGGGGGCCGCTGGTCTGGGGGATCCTCGGCTACCAGGGACAGTACGAGATACTGTTCAACCTGATGGCCGCAGCGAGTATCATCGGCGTCCTGCCGGTCGCGATACTGGTGGTCGTCGCCCAGGAGAAGATCGTCAGCGGGCTCACCGCGGGAGCACTCAAGGAGTAA
- a CDS encoding carbohydrate ABC transporter permease, which produces MAAERERGALAPVVDWMENLSEAAYAYLLLAPAFALLALIAFYPLIATFWMSLLDDQTRGAEPLGEFVGLENYVNILTGDARLARQFLDVGFTGGFPFVELGTPFFQQALFVTLAFALLNVLFTTIIGFGQALVLDQEFRGRRWVRVAIILPWAVPIVIQGMLFFLLFQPTVGFMSDLMQWLGLFGADPLASSRDSFFIILIADVWKTAAFMALLILAGLQSVDRSLYDVARVSGASRWQQFKMITFPLVLPALLVAMLFRTMDAMRVYGLIESTSGCTIVPSLTCMVVEAMFGGTRIFGTAAAVAFITAVVIGLFASVYIFKFRDSEGGFY; this is translated from the coding sequence ATGGCGGCCGAACGCGAGCGCGGCGCGCTCGCGCCGGTCGTCGACTGGATGGAGAACCTGAGCGAGGCGGCGTACGCCTACCTGCTGCTGGCGCCGGCGTTCGCGCTGCTCGCGCTGATCGCGTTCTACCCGCTGATCGCGACGTTCTGGATGTCGCTGCTCGACGACCAGACCCGCGGTGCCGAACCGCTCGGCGAGTTCGTCGGCTTGGAGAACTACGTGAACATCCTCACCGGCGACGCACGCCTGGCGAGGCAGTTCCTCGACGTCGGCTTCACGGGCGGCTTCCCGTTCGTCGAACTCGGGACGCCCTTCTTCCAGCAGGCGCTGTTCGTCACGCTGGCGTTCGCGCTGTTGAACGTGCTCTTTACGACGATCATCGGCTTCGGCCAAGCGCTCGTGCTCGACCAAGAGTTCCGCGGCCGACGCTGGGTCCGGGTCGCGATCATCCTCCCGTGGGCGGTGCCGATCGTCATCCAGGGGATGCTCTTCTTCCTGCTGTTCCAGCCGACCGTCGGCTTCATGAGCGACCTGATGCAGTGGCTGGGTCTGTTCGGGGCTGACCCGCTCGCGAGCAGCCGGGACAGCTTCTTCATCATCCTGATCGCCGACGTCTGGAAGACCGCGGCGTTCATGGCGCTTCTGATCCTCGCGGGCCTCCAGAGCGTCGACAGGAGCCTCTACGACGTCGCGCGCGTCTCGGGGGCCTCTCGCTGGCAGCAGTTCAAGATGATTACCTTCCCGCTGGTGCTCCCCGCGCTGCTCGTCGCGATGCTGTTCCGCACGATGGACGCGATGCGGGTCTACGGCCTGATCGAGTCCACCTCCGGCTGTACGATCGTCCCCTCGCTGACCTGCATGGTCGTCGAGGCGATGTTCGGCGGCACCCGCATCTTCGGGACCGCCGCGGCGGTGGCGTTCATCACCGCCGTGGTGATCGGACTGTTCGCCTCCGTCTACATCTTCAAGTTCCGTGACAGCGAAGGAGGGTTCTACTGA
- a CDS encoding extracellular solute-binding protein, with protein MAQGSTIEGRRRGLSRRQFVKAASAGGATAGVASVAGCLGEAREQGTVVISGDSDFEGLMHAEEGETGLVDVLYEVGLDEDIDVVVRPGPDDTGSRRQQYQSALQAGRSPPDVFMMDSGWALLFILREQSLALDDLLPSGALDRVENDYLDAAVETARHPETGELHALPLFPDFGTMQYRRDLVEDAGYDTDDWATEPISWQEFAEVTADTMEQNPTVDFGFTTQAAAYEGLSCCTFNETMSSWGGAYFGDHENLFEAGGREPTVDEEPVLDAIRMMRAFMHGEDDEHALDGYPQIAPTSIVQWSEEEARGPFANGNSIMHRNWPYSIAISGVEEEMGENLGVMPIPYGVTEDGAEYEGTGGTASALGGWHLVANPNSDRIDEVVQVMEAFATDEVMLHMFEVQGWLPPDLGMLEDVTVEEAGPVARYTDAIQVIGDNAVPRPVTDLWPEQAALIFGEVHNAYRGEKSPEGAMGDLKERLERSERDVEDQ; from the coding sequence ATGGCACAGGGGAGCACGATCGAGGGCAGACGACGGGGCCTCTCCCGCCGACAGTTCGTCAAGGCGGCGTCGGCCGGTGGTGCGACGGCCGGCGTCGCGAGCGTTGCCGGCTGTCTCGGGGAGGCCCGTGAACAGGGCACGGTGGTCATCTCGGGCGACAGCGACTTCGAGGGGCTGATGCACGCCGAGGAGGGCGAGACCGGTCTCGTCGACGTCCTCTACGAGGTGGGTCTCGACGAGGACATCGACGTGGTGGTCCGCCCAGGACCGGACGACACCGGATCGCGGCGCCAGCAGTACCAGTCGGCGCTGCAGGCCGGCCGATCGCCGCCGGACGTCTTCATGATGGACAGCGGCTGGGCGCTCCTGTTCATCCTCAGGGAGCAGTCGCTCGCGCTCGACGACCTGCTGCCGAGCGGGGCGCTCGACCGGGTCGAGAACGACTACCTCGACGCGGCGGTCGAGACCGCCCGCCACCCCGAGACGGGGGAGCTCCACGCGCTGCCGCTCTTTCCGGACTTCGGGACGATGCAGTACAGACGCGACCTGGTCGAGGACGCGGGCTACGACACCGACGACTGGGCGACCGAACCGATCTCCTGGCAGGAGTTCGCCGAGGTGACCGCCGACACGATGGAGCAGAACCCCACCGTGGACTTCGGCTTCACCACCCAGGCGGCCGCCTACGAGGGGCTCTCGTGCTGTACGTTCAACGAGACGATGTCGAGCTGGGGCGGGGCGTACTTCGGTGACCACGAGAACCTCTTCGAGGCCGGCGGGCGGGAGCCGACGGTCGACGAGGAGCCGGTGCTCGACGCGATCCGGATGATGCGTGCGTTCATGCACGGCGAGGACGACGAACACGCGCTCGACGGCTACCCCCAGATCGCCCCCACCTCGATCGTCCAGTGGTCCGAGGAGGAGGCGCGTGGCCCGTTCGCGAACGGGAACTCGATCATGCACCGGAACTGGCCGTACTCCATCGCGATCAGCGGGGTCGAAGAGGAGATGGGCGAGAACCTGGGTGTGATGCCGATCCCGTACGGCGTCACCGAGGACGGGGCGGAGTACGAGGGGACCGGCGGGACGGCGTCCGCGCTCGGCGGCTGGCACCTAGTCGCCAACCCGAACAGCGACCGGATCGACGAGGTCGTCCAGGTGATGGAGGCGTTCGCCACCGACGAGGTGATGCTCCACATGTTCGAGGTACAGGGGTGGCTCCCGCCGGACCTCGGGATGCTCGAGGACGTCACCGTCGAGGAGGCGGGGCCGGTCGCACGCTACACGGACGCGATACAGGTGATCGGCGACAACGCCGTCCCCCGACCGGTGACGGACCTCTGGCCGGAGCAGGCGGCGCTCATCTTCGGCGAGGTGCACAACGCCTACCGGGGCGAGAAGAGCCCCGAGGGGGCGATGGGAGACCTCAAAGAACGCCTCGAACGCAGCGAACGCGACGTGGAGGACCAGTGA
- a CDS encoding TrmB family transcriptional regulator — protein MNAEELRGVLEEAGLSPYQADAYVTLLDLGSASATEVADASEVPDPRIYDVLRALEAEGFVETYQEGSLHARASDPEVVVSDLVGRARRLEAATEEIESRWSEPPKEAPRVGIVGRFDTLFERARSAIGEARYRVQLSVSPEEFHTLREDLVAAVDRGVDVRLSIHTRSPEGTALPSTEELAGACTEARHRPLPTPFVVLVDRSRSFFDPHPDSTNQYGVLVDDRTHAYVFHWFFATCLWEVWEPIHSSRPTEPPVAYVDVRECLRAIEPAVEDGREVSVSVSGFETATGEACELSGRVVDVEYSATTGGSEEPSIARYAGRATLVVDTGNERVAVGGWGATIEDVEATRVVVEGVE, from the coding sequence GTGAACGCAGAGGAGCTTCGGGGCGTCCTGGAGGAGGCGGGGCTCTCGCCCTACCAGGCCGACGCCTACGTGACGCTGCTCGATCTGGGGTCGGCCTCGGCGACCGAGGTGGCCGACGCGAGCGAGGTGCCGGATCCGCGGATCTACGACGTACTCCGCGCGCTCGAAGCCGAGGGGTTCGTCGAGACCTACCAGGAGGGGAGCCTCCACGCCCGGGCGAGCGATCCCGAGGTCGTCGTGAGCGACCTCGTCGGGCGGGCGCGTCGGCTCGAGGCGGCGACCGAGGAGATCGAATCCCGGTGGAGCGAGCCACCGAAAGAGGCCCCTCGCGTGGGGATCGTGGGACGGTTCGACACGCTCTTCGAGCGGGCGCGCTCGGCGATCGGCGAGGCGAGGTATCGAGTCCAGCTCTCGGTCTCGCCGGAGGAGTTCCACACGCTCAGGGAGGACCTGGTGGCGGCGGTCGACCGCGGCGTCGACGTGCGTCTCTCGATCCACACCCGATCCCCGGAGGGGACGGCGCTCCCCTCGACGGAGGAACTCGCCGGCGCGTGTACCGAGGCGCGTCACCGGCCGCTGCCGACGCCGTTCGTCGTACTCGTCGATCGGTCGCGGAGCTTCTTCGACCCACACCCCGACTCGACGAACCAGTACGGTGTGCTCGTCGACGACCGCACACACGCCTACGTCTTCCACTGGTTCTTCGCGACCTGCCTCTGGGAGGTCTGGGAGCCGATCCACTCGAGCCGCCCGACGGAGCCGCCGGTCGCCTACGTCGACGTGCGCGAGTGTCTCCGGGCGATCGAGCCCGCGGTCGAGGACGGCAGGGAGGTCTCGGTCTCGGTCTCCGGCTTCGAGACGGCGACGGGAGAGGCGTGTGAACTCTCCGGACGGGTCGTCGACGTGGAGTACAGCGCGACGACCGGGGGGTCCGAAGAGCCCTCGATCGCGCGCTACGCCGGCCGCGCGACGCTCGTCGTCGACACCGGGAACGAGCGCGTGGCGGTCGGCGGCTGGGGTGCGACGATCGAGGACGTCGAGGCGACGCGGGTCGTCGTCGAGGGGGTCGAGTGA
- a CDS encoding aldo/keto reductase: protein MSDMEYTDLGETGLEVSRLCLGCMNFGSDAEWMMDDEEASVDLIREAIDEGVNFLDTADVYSRGESEEIVGRAIEGYDRSELVIATKVFGRMHEGPNGQGLSRKRIVQGCRESLDRLGLDYVDLYQIHRFDHGTPIEETLDALDTLVDEGLVRYVGASTMAAWRFSKMLYEADLGGYRPFVSMQPEYNLVDRHEEENVLPLCAEEGIGVIPWSPLAGGFLTGKYDREEEPAGDVRATGDEHTRARFTDENWAVLEEVERLAEEKGTTPVAISLAWLLSKEVVDAPIIGPRSSKQLEGNLEALSVSLDDREVERLEAPKEPVWSRAIGDV from the coding sequence ATGAGCGACATGGAGTACACCGATCTGGGCGAGACCGGCCTCGAGGTGTCACGGCTCTGTCTCGGCTGTATGAACTTCGGGAGCGACGCCGAGTGGATGATGGACGACGAGGAGGCCAGCGTCGACCTGATCCGGGAGGCGATCGACGAGGGGGTGAACTTCCTCGACACCGCGGACGTCTACTCGCGGGGAGAGAGCGAGGAGATCGTCGGCCGGGCGATCGAGGGCTACGACCGCTCGGAACTCGTGATCGCGACGAAGGTGTTCGGCCGGATGCACGAGGGACCGAACGGGCAGGGGCTCTCGCGAAAGCGCATCGTCCAGGGCTGTCGGGAGAGCCTCGACCGTCTCGGCCTCGACTACGTCGACCTCTATCAGATCCACCGCTTCGACCATGGAACGCCGATCGAGGAGACGCTCGACGCGCTCGACACGCTCGTTGACGAGGGGCTCGTCAGGTACGTCGGTGCGAGTACGATGGCCGCCTGGCGCTTCTCGAAGATGCTGTACGAGGCGGATCTCGGGGGATATCGCCCGTTCGTCTCGATGCAGCCGGAGTACAACCTCGTCGACCGCCACGAGGAGGAGAACGTCCTCCCGCTCTGTGCGGAGGAGGGGATCGGCGTGATCCCCTGGTCGCCGCTCGCGGGCGGCTTCCTCACCGGGAAGTACGACCGCGAGGAGGAGCCGGCGGGCGACGTCCGCGCGACGGGCGACGAGCACACCCGCGCGCGGTTCACCGACGAGAACTGGGCGGTGCTGGAGGAGGTAGAGAGACTCGCCGAGGAGAAAGGGACGACGCCGGTCGCGATCAGCCTCGCGTGGCTGCTGTCGAAGGAGGTCGTCGACGCGCCGATCATCGGGCCGCGCTCGTCCAAACAACTAGAGGGGAACCTCGAGGCGCTCTCGGTCTCGCTCGACGACAGGGAGGTCGAACGGCTGGAGGCGCCGAAGGAGCCGGTCTGGTCGCGGGCGATCGGCGACGTCTGA
- a CDS encoding beta propeller repeat protein translates to MDRRRFVALSGAMACPCVALAGCVVDNPTGGTGGSDDGDDPVAPGDGADDHVDRHDDDGDEDDEEEEELEPHDGRPITDYQLEVHDERENGHVFWVDGDGVMYGRSGPRVLRSEDWWESTETIYSFAGDVGEYNDNIVQNVLVPENGRIIAGVGGRGLGHKASGRIELLDEDLEGSTTVYHFEYGRLTGSFGHVVYGDVIVLGAYGQSDFEGGNHANEVVLSTDGGGSFERILEAELHTKNAPNLHVHDVEYDPYAERIWVTVGDGGNSNIYWSDDMGGSWDRITDDANLDLQPTQVAAFEDCVVFGTDSSPEGIVRWAREEPDDAPASTEELVRPHVRIEDGPDPDGIGMRMYARRRWHVREADGRELCIIPFGYSPMHPNARESVVLASVDGDRWYELHRVDDEEVLLTNVLGPLSMDGDRRTLVSDSALYDGHQIDATVPEFWR, encoded by the coding sequence ATGGATCGAAGACGGTTCGTCGCGCTGTCGGGCGCGATGGCGTGTCCGTGTGTCGCGCTTGCGGGGTGTGTCGTCGACAATCCGACCGGGGGGACGGGGGGGTCCGACGATGGGGACGACCCCGTGGCACCGGGTGACGGCGCCGACGACCACGTCGACCGACACGACGACGATGGGGACGAAGACGACGAGGAGGAGGAGGAACTCGAACCGCACGACGGCCGGCCGATCACGGACTACCAGTTAGAGGTCCACGACGAGCGGGAGAACGGCCACGTCTTCTGGGTCGACGGGGACGGGGTGATGTACGGACGGAGCGGTCCCCGCGTCCTCAGGAGCGAAGACTGGTGGGAGAGCACGGAGACGATCTACTCGTTCGCGGGCGACGTAGGCGAGTACAACGACAACATCGTCCAGAACGTGCTGGTGCCCGAGAACGGACGCATCATCGCCGGGGTCGGCGGTCGGGGGCTGGGTCACAAGGCCTCCGGACGGATCGAGCTGCTCGACGAGGACCTCGAGGGGTCGACCACAGTCTACCACTTCGAGTACGGCCGCCTGACGGGCAGCTTCGGTCACGTCGTCTACGGTGACGTGATCGTCCTGGGGGCGTACGGTCAGTCGGACTTCGAGGGCGGGAACCACGCGAACGAGGTGGTCCTCTCGACCGACGGCGGCGGGTCGTTCGAGCGGATCCTCGAAGCGGAGCTCCACACGAAGAACGCCCCGAACCTCCACGTTCACGACGTCGAGTACGACCCGTACGCCGAGCGGATCTGGGTCACCGTCGGCGACGGGGGCAACTCCAACATCTACTGGAGCGACGACATGGGGGGCTCCTGGGACCGCATCACCGACGACGCGAACCTCGACCTCCAGCCGACACAGGTCGCCGCCTTCGAGGACTGCGTCGTCTTCGGCACCGACAGCTCTCCGGAGGGGATCGTCCGGTGGGCACGCGAGGAGCCCGACGACGCGCCAGCAAGCACGGAGGAGCTCGTCCGCCCGCACGTCCGGATCGAGGACGGACCCGACCCCGACGGGATCGGGATGCGGATGTACGCCCGCCGACGGTGGCACGTCCGCGAGGCCGACGGCCGGGAACTCTGTATCATCCCGTTCGGCTACTCGCCGATGCACCCCAACGCGCGGGAGTCGGTCGTCCTCGCGAGCGTCGACGGTGACCGCTGGTACGAACTCCACCGGGTCGATGACGAGGAGGTGCTACTTACGAACGTTTTGGGCCCGCTGTCGATGGACGGCGACCGCCGGACGCTCGTCTCCGACAGCGCCCTCTACGACGGCCACCAGATCGACGCGACGGTGCCCGAGTTCTGGCGCTGA